The Anguilla rostrata isolate EN2019 chromosome 1, ASM1855537v3, whole genome shotgun sequence nucleotide sequence TGTTTTCTCCTCCTGTTCTTTTCTCTCTATTCTCCCTTTCTTATTTGTTCCCTTTATCTGTTCTCTATCTGCTCTCCCtgttctccctctgctctctctgttctctccctgtTCTCCCTCCGTTCTCTCTGGTCTCTCCCCGTTCTCCCTCTGCTCTTTTGGTTCTCTGTTTCCtccctctgttccctctctctgttctctctctgtcggtGTTCCTCTCTTCACGCATCTCTCTCTGTGGGTGTCCCTCTCTTCACGCGTCTCTCTCTGTGGGTGTCCCTCTCTTcacgcgtctctctctcccgcagaCGTCCCTGCGCCGGAGCAGCCGGAGCTGTTCCTGAAGAagctgcagcagtgctgcaCGCTCTTCGACTTCATGGACACGCTGTCCGACCTCAAGATGAAGGAGTACAAGCGCTCCACCCTCAACGAGCTGGTGGACTACGTCACCGTCAGCCGGGGCTACCTGACGGAGCAGGCCTACCCCGAGGTCGTCAAAATGGTGAGCTTGCAAAAACGCACACTGCCATCGGTCCAAGGACTGTGCACAGACTGAGACTGTTCTCAGGACTGTCCACAGACTGAGACTGCTCCCAGGACTGTGCACAGACTGAGACTGCTCCCAGGACTGTGCACAGACTGAGACTGCTCCCAGGACTGTGCACAGACTGAGACTGCTCCCAGGACGTCCACGATGGATGTCCAGACTGCCACAGATGAGACTGTCCGACTGTGCAAGCTGAGACTGCTCCCAGGACTGTGCACAGACTGAGACTGCTCCCAGGACTGTGCACAGACGAGACTCTCCAGACTGCACAGATTGACTGCACCCAGGACTGTCCAACAGACGCCCAGACGTCACAGACTGAGACTGCTCCAGACTGGACAGACTGAGACTGTCCGGAGTGCACAGACTGAGAGTCCAGGACTGTGACAGATGACTGCACCAGGCTGTCCACAGAATGAGAAGGAAGAGACAGGCAGGAGCTAAACTTAGAGGTTCCTCCTGTCTGAAACGGTTTGTCATCATTTCATCCCCTAGAGCGGATGCCTCACTtcttaaagcacacacaaacccgaCTTTCCAAACAGGCATGTTCTGCCGCGCGCTGTTTGAGTTCCGGTGATGAAGACTCTGAGGCAGCGGCCCGACCCCCGCTCGGTGCAGGTCTGCGGTTATTAATTCCTGCGCTCAGAGTTTCCTGTGGGCGCCGGCGCGTGGGAGGAGAGGAACACGGCATAAATATTTACCCTAAATATATACCCTGGCGCTACGCGGCTGAAGCCCCAGACTGAGCAGCGCTCGCCTCGCTCGCTGCTGCCTGCGGAGGCCTGCGGAAGCCAGCGTGAGTCTCTGTGACTGCGTCCGATGCAGCCGCCACGGTTTCAGCGCACGCTCACGGAGTCATCCCCCCGAAGGCGTTAATCTGTGACTCCGCGCCGCGTGTTTCACATTCTTCGCGATCACACAGTTCACGCCGAGCTTTGTGCAAAGCTCTGATTCATTAGGAGTGTTAAGATAACTTTCTGTAGTTTATAAATATTGGGACTGATTTTTTGCCATGTTCTTAGTAATTACAATCCCTTTATTTTATCCCCCTAAGATGAATCTGTTTGGAGGAAAAAACCTGTTTCATGTGTAGACCTTCCACTAGGGGGCGACGTGGTGCACTGTAAACAGAAGGAACGGCAGTCTGACTGAATGTGATGACTaggctgtttgtttctgtgtggctGGCTTCTCTTGTCTGTAGTAATTGCAGCGGGCACAGGACCAGAAGTTGCATAAGTACCCCTGCATCTGTGTGACATTTTTGTTTGGCTTTTGTCTGTCTCCTAGGTGTCCTACAATATATTCCGGACCCTTCCTCCCAGCGACAGTAATGAATTTGACCCGGAGGAGGACGAGCCGACGCTCGAGGCCTCATGGCCTCACTTACAGGTAGCCATGAGAGAACACTGACAGTAGCAATGGTGGAACTTGCAGATTGCGTGCGTGCGGATAGGCGATTGATTATTCAGCCTGATTGGCTTTCCTTCCCTCGTGTGGAAACCTCCCTGGCTGTACATTTTGgttctcctttttttaatttggattATGTTTTGTGTTCTAACATTGTGCTTTTTTGGATTAATCCTGAGCCTGTTCTTTGGATATTTTTTGGCTTTGACGCGGGTGCTCTCTCACCCGTCTTGTGTACTCACTGCTCTGTTTTCCAGGACTCCTTTAGAAATGAGATGCATATCTCAAGGAGAATCTTCCTggtaaaactttatttacatttgtttattttgtatctttttttatttttattttgtgttcttttgaaTTAAAAACCAAATTCATTCAAACAACTAAAATTTTGAGATTAACTCCTTCCCAGTCATCCTCCCTGTCCCACCTCTAACCCACAGTCAATGTGATAGAGGTTTCAGACTAGAGCCCAGCGCCCCCATGTGGCTGTTTCCTGTACTACTGTCATTTGTGTGCTGTgaccctggccccgccccccacagccctcccccagcctctccCGAAGCCCATGCTGCCGCCCCACCCACCGTCCTgacgcccctccccctctgtttcCGCAGCTTGTATACGAGTTCTTCATACGGTTCTTGGAGAGTCAAGAATTCCAGCCCAGCATTGCCAAAAAGTACATAGACCAGAAATTTGTATTACAGGTGAGTGAAAAGAGCACATTTCTCTCAGCGCAGTGAAAGTGCCGTGGAAGCTCTCTAGCAGCACTGCTGTGTATGTCCCGTCTACATAAGAGAACACTGGCTTGGGTGTAGAGAAAAGCTCTGTAGCTGGATGTCAGTGGATAAAGTTTCTCTAGTTGGATGCTAGCGTTCAAAATTGCTCTATAAGCAGGTGTTGCTGTATGAACTTGCTCTATAgctgtgtgttgctgtatgaAATTGCTCTGTTGCAGTGTGTTGCTGTATGAAATTGCTCTATAGCTGCGTGTTGCTGTATGAAATTGCTCTATAgctgtgtgttgctgtatgaAATTGCTCTGTTGCAGTGTGTTGCTGTATGAAATTGCTCTATAGCTGCGTGTTGCCGTATGAACTTGCTCTGTAAAGTTGACGTTAATGTTAGCGCTCTGACTGTCGTCCCGCCAGCTTCTCGAGCTCTTCGACAGCGAGGACCCCCGGGAGCGAGACTACCTGAAGACAGTCTTACACAGAATTTACGGGAAGTTCCTGGGGCTGCGGGCTTTTATACGAAAACAGATTAACAATATTTTTCTACGGTAAGAGCGCGTGGATCACAGCAGCGTGTGTGCACAGCAAAACCAACCGTCTGCCTGACTaactgtccctctttctctctctctttcccctgtcCAGTTTTGTTTATGAAACTGAACACTTCAACGGGGTAGCTGAGCTGCTGGAGATCTTGGGAAGGTATATGCGTCTGTGCAGTTATAGCCACACTATAAACCGAACGTCGAAAGCCAGAAGTAAGCGGTGACGTTTTCAAGGCACCACTGTGTTGTGGTATGGAGTGAAGCTGTTGGACACCCCTTGCAAGCTGACATTCTAAAATTACTCTGCAGCTGCAGGCCAATGCAACGCATGCATTTTAGCATGCAAGAGGTGCCCAACAGCTTCTCCATGTCTCCACATGCAGCAACGCCAGGCAGCGCTGTTGCATTCAGGCACGTGAAGGTTACTGTGCGTCGCCCGTGCGGGTTTTCAGTGTCAGAAGAGGCTTAGCGCTCCTATTGCTCACTGCTGGTGTGTTGTCAGGCAGGACAGGAAGCGGCTTCTTCTGAGTccgtctgtgtctctctccccctcagcaTAATCAATGGCTTCGCTCTGCCTCTCAAGGCCGAGCACAAACAGTTCCTGGTCAAAGTGTTGATTCCCCTGCACACGGTCCGGAGTCTCTCCCTCTTCCACGCACAGGTAACACGGAGCAGGCCGTGGGCCTGTGTGTCTTGGTATCAGacttgggtcaaatacatatttgccttggattcaaatacttttctgtgctttgctgagcttgtctggtgtattggtaccaatgaaatgctcaaaaaaagtgcaaaccccgcttATCTGGTCCTCTTGGCAGACCCCACTGCACCAGGCAAAATCAATCgagcacagaaaagtgtttgaatccaaaacaaatccGTATTTGTTACAGGTCTGGTTTGTATGTACTTCCTGTAGCATgccgtgtgcatgtgcatgcccTGGCCTCTTCATTAAGCACACACGAGTACTCTCCTCTTCTACAAGCTGAACACTGTCTGGTGTCTGTTGTTTTCCAGTTGGCGTATTGTATTGTACAGTTCCTAGAGAAAGACCCAGCACTAACAGAACCAGTAAGTGACCTGTGCCCTGTCAGAGAAGCCCGTCTAATTTCTTTAAATGCCGAGTGGTTGATTTAACTGTGGTTGCTAATTAAGTTTTTGTCTCATTTAGGTCATCAGAGGCTTGCTAAAGTTCTGGCCGAAAACCTGCAGTCAAAAGGAGGTAAAATCGCTACAGTCGCTAGCATTCGTCTGAAACGCGCACGTCATCGATGGAGAGATGTATAAGGGCTTTGTCATTGTTCTCTGATGAATGAGGTGCATTCTTGTCTAACTGCGTACCTACTGCCGTGATGTCAGTAAGCGAAACGGATCGGTAGACGAGCACTAGACAAGGTGTGTCCTACAGGGGACTCCCGATTTTGGTGAAATTGCGCAACGAGGCTGGAATTTGTCAGTCGCAGGCCGAAAGGGTGTGACTCCTGACTGGCTGGCTGTGCCGTGCAGTGTCAGTTCCTTTAAGATTTAAGCATGATTGAGGAGGCATGCAGTGAAACTTGGCAGCTGGAGTTCTGCTAACCTTGGCACACTGAGCGCACTTCCTCACACCATACAGTACAACAGACaagtgtgcattgtgtgtgagcAGAGGAGTCAAGTCCCTGCCCGTAAGGTTTATTACACCTGCATCCTCTTACGTTGtaccaaaagaaaaagcaatcttactgcagctttaaaaagacttttatttttaactgataaTTTTTTACGCTGTGCTAGTGACAATAATAGTGACAAGGCTAGTGATAAATCACAATTGTAGGTCTTCCGCAGGACCATACACGTGTACTGTGATCTGCAATCTGCATCACTGCAAACACTGAGGCTCCATAAAATGGAGAGCTGCTCTGGGGCAGGTTATGAGAGGCAGTTGGTGACTTTGTGTGGTCTGGAGTTAAAGTGCTTTTTATAGCCTTGTCAGGCAGGATTGGTGACAGGTGGTTGGCAGTACGTGGTTATGGAAACTGTCGTTTAAAGTCGTTGGGTggcaatatataatatatgagtttgtattttatttggtacGTCGAGGCCCAACTCTTCTACAGTAGTCCAGTAATAATGTgcatcaaatacattttcttgcaAGTCTTAATAATAGCAGTATGTATGTCAGTATTCTACATTCCTTTTTTACTCCTACCTACGTATTCTATTGTGCTGACATGGGAAAACTAGAACAACAGAGAACTGTGATCCAGTAAAGCTGGTTCCTGTTTGGAGATAAAAagttttcacatttcctaaagACGGTGGACAGTCTCCATAGAAAGCAGTTTTCTTTGAGCTATTAGGCTGCTAGCAGTGCAGAGAATTTATCCTTGCTCTGTCCTAAGATTTTGTGCCTAAAATACATAGCTGGCtgaaactgtaaaatattattaaagtATTTTTCTTCACTGGTCTCACTGCCAAGCCCCTTCCTTGCCCTTTCATTGATAATCGCTTCTGTTCTGGCTGTGCTGAATGACTGCCAGTATAGCGGCAACCAGGGCCGAACTTTTAAGGAAACATCTTAAGATTCTAGCCAGCTACACAACGCACAAATATTTGTGTTGGTTAAATATTGGATAAATCAAAGGTACTATACTTTAATCAGTCTAAGAGCAGATTATTTTCTTCCAAAACGCTTTGCTTCAGACTTTTGTGTGTAGGCTGCagtctttttaaagaaatctgaTCTCTCTAACATAATGTACTGTGCCTAATTGTTGGCATGCCAGCTCTGTCAGTTCTGCCTGGCTCCTGGTAGCCAATGCTAGCTTAGCCATTAGGCTAACATGGCGTCGTTCGATATGGCTTCTGGATCTACTCCACAGTTAGAGCATAGAAAAACAGGCGGGAGCAGGTTTCGGTGCTTTACATTCTGCTCCTCGTTCCTGTCCCTACGTTCAAAATGCCCATGTGAATGTTGTCTTGTCGTTCTTTCTGGGACCAGGAGCAGCTTTGGTCTCGTCCGTAAATGTCTGCTCATGTCCTCTCAGGTGATGTTCCtgggggagctggaggagattTTGGACGTGATCGAGCCCACGCAGTTCGTCAAGATCCAGGAGCCCCTCTTTAAGCAGATCTCCAGATGCGTCTCCAGCCCACACTTTCAGGTCAGTTCCAGAAGAGCCTTAAGATCCTTAAGTGGTGTTAATCGTATCTGAGGTTACGCTGCTTGTTTGAAGGCCTTTATTCCATAGCCCTGAAGTCTGAAGGTACTGTGTCTTAAAGTAGTGATTCAgggtattttcattttctcataaaGGCTATGCACGTACAACCATGAACTTTTTGGCATCCTTTTATCCATTTATCATatggaaaaaagaataaatgcatTAGAATAGTGGATATTTCTTCATCTAATATGAGCAGAATAAAGctcatatatattttgaaatccATGTTTTGATTACAGCTTTTTTTGGTAAGCCTGTGTCAGCAAAATAATGTCTGAGGGGTCTTAGCATTATGCAGGTTGAATGCTCTGAGCTGAAATAAATTTCCTGAGGCAAATTTAGGCTCCTACCTCAgtcatttgtaatgaaaacatgctttaaaaaaatatgcgaTTCCATTGCaatggttactttagtattcCAGCAGATATCCCATACGTTATACCACTTAGCGACAAATGTGTCTTTCTAGTACCTTAATATTacctaatattaaaattcagtttggttttaaGTCAAAATGGTCTCGCAGAATTTTTGTTATCACAGATGGGTAGCTAGCCAACtgttgaattatattcaaaacggAGGCTTATCTATAACGTAGTCAAGCTTTAGCTAGACTAGCTATCCTCTATTCAGTCAATCATGGACATCAAGGTGACACTGTTGCAAGTATGATGCTATAACTTGGCTTGCTTGCTCTTACAAATTTCCACTTTATTTACTGAGTCAGATcgatgcacatttttttataatggtGATTGAACTTTTCTAGGCGCTACTTCATAGCCAGGCATATATTGAAAAACAATGCACAAGTCcaagccaatcagaattgagtattcagccaagccattgtGCATAGGTTTTGCGCGCACACAACAGATTTTGTGAGCTATAAAGTTCTTTTTTATCTGACACTGATTGTGTTTATTGACACAATCAGCATCAAAACTTTATTATGGAAAGTCTGGGTACTAATCTGAGTCGTTATGCGTGAATGCATTTTCTATACAAAGCGTGTTGCTGCCCAGCCAAGATGCGCTCTAAAAATAGATTCTTCCCCATGCCTGTAATCGATTTGGAATCAAACTCATTATGCGCTCACTCGATCTGTGAAGtaattgaaaatcaccatccctAGTTTAAGCTGTGATACTTGTGGGTTGTAATCACTGTCTTGATTTAAGCTGTAAAGCTTGTGGGAGAAGCTCGTCTTTTTTACAGGTGTAAGCAGTGAAACTTGTTGATTGTAATCTCCGTACTGGATCAAGCACTAAAATTTGTGGACTGTAATCTCTACTGCTTTAAGCAGCGGTGCGTTGTTTTCTTTGTACAGGTTTAAGCAGTGAAGTAGAGTGCACAGTCATCTCTGTACAGGTTTAAGCAGTGAAGTAGAGTGCACAGTCATCTCTGTACAGGTTTAAGCAGTGAAGCAGTGTTCTGTATTCTTCGTACAGATGTTAAGCAGTGAGGCAGTGTTTTGCATTCTTTGTACAGGTGTAAGCAGTGAAGCAGTGTATTATATTCTCTGTGCTGGGTTAAGCAGTGAAGCAGTGTTATGTATTCTCTGTACAGGTGTAAGTAGTGAAGCAGTGTTTTGTATTCTCTGTACAGGTGTAAGTAGTGAAGCAGTGTTTTTTATTCTCTGTACAGGTTTAAGTAGTGAAGCAGTGTTTTGTATTCTCTGTACAGGTTTAAGTAGTGAAGCAGTGTTATGTATTCTCTGTACAGGTTTAAGTAGTGAAGCAGTGTTATGTATTCTCTGTACAGGTTTAAGTATGAAGCAGTGTTATGTATTCTGTACAGGTTTAGTATGAGCAGTGTTATGTATTCTCTATACAGGTTTAAGTAGTGAAGCAGTGTTTTGTATTCTCTGTACAGGTTTAAGTAGTGAAGCAGTGTTATGTATTCTCTGTACAGGTTTAAGTAGTGAAGCAGTGTTATGTATTCTCTGTACAGGTGTAAGTAGTGAAGCAGTGTTATGTATTCTCTGTACAGGTGTAAGTAGTGAAGCAGTGTTTTGTATTCTCTGTACAGGTTTAAGTAGTGAAGCAGTGTTATGTATTCTCTGTACAGGTTTAAGTAGTGAAGCAGTGTTATGTATTCTCTGTACAGGTTTAAGTAGTGAAGCAGTGTTATGTATTCTCTATACAGGTTTAAGTAGTGAAGCAGTGTTTTGTATTCTCTGTACAGGTTTAAGTAGTGAAGCAGTGTTATGTATTCTCTGTACAGGTTTAAGTAGTGAAGCAGTGTTATGTATTCTCTGTACAGGTTTAAGCAGTTAACTGGTGCTTTGCATTCTTTGAACAGATGTAAGCGGTGAAGCAGTGTTTGCTGTAATGGATGTGATCAGAGCGATTGCCTTTGTCTCCCACAGGTGGCTGAGCGCGCCTTGTACTACTGGAACAACGAGTACATCATGAGTCTGATCGAGGAGAACTCCAGCGTCATCCTGCCCATCATGTTCGCCAGCCTCTACAGGATCTCCAAAGAACACTGGAACCCGTGAGTTACACCCTCagactgttgccatggaaataatATTCACCAATCATATTGTCGCCATTTTAAAGAATACGGTTCTCAATCATTTcatgtacaataaaataagcaaatgttaatatttttgacTGGGATTTTATTCTCTTCCTTTCCTTCAAAACTGCAGAGGGCTCAGACGaacttaaacaaataaaatagcatGCAGTGTGTTTTTGGCTCACGTTAGAGTGGGCCAGCACTGCTGCATTTAGGACCCTTCTGTAGGCTACTCCCAGTGGACAGTCGGCTGTCCCGGGATGTCCTGTCCAGATAAAAGCCCCTTTTCATGCGAAAGGCTTGAGCTGAAGTCTTTCTGCAGCACACTCAAGCTTACCCTGTCTATTTATATTGgttaattattttctcattcaTGGTTAGCTACAGACCTTTAAAAGCCAGCCTCttaatgtgcatgtgtaattgGACGGAATGCAGTTCAGAATGAATGCTTGGAACCTTTTCAGAATATCCTACTAAAAACCTGTCAATGATTCGTTGTTTTGTGCTCATCTTTATATCGCCgcaattttaatttgtgttttttttccctctcaatcTTGTTTCCAGGGCGATCGTAGCTTTAGTCTACAATGTACTGAAAGCATTCATGGAAATGAACAGTACTTTGTTCGATGAACTCACAGCGACATACAAGTCGGATCGCCAGCGGTAAGAGCCACTCGAATTGCGCCGTTTTGTGCCGTGAGGTCGTTTGTTAGTTTAAGAGGAATGGCCGTCTAGTCTAGCGGCTGGCTTTTTGTCACGTGTgatgaaaaattgttttttattggagTGAATATGGTCTTCCTGTAGCTCCCGATGAATGACCTTTGCAGCTCCCATACGTGCACACACTTAATATACAAGTGCACTCAGTCCGGTgcacagagcacaaaggaagTGCCCTTCCACGAACATGGCGCACATCCATAGGCTACCCTGCACTCGCAGGATGGACAGAAGCATTAAGCAGCAGTgatgtgacctttgacccctgtcTGTGAGTCAGGGCTGATGGTCATTGaagtccagtttttttaaaacatgggaTTCCCCCTCTGTCCTTGCGCagggagaagaaaaaggagaaggagCGGGAGGAGCTGTGGAAGAAGCTGGAGGACCTGGAGCTGAAGCGGGGGCTTCGGAGCGACGGGATAATCCCCACTTAACAGCGGCGGGCGCTGCTCCGCCCGTCGCCTAGCGCCCCCACCCATCCACGGCCGCCTCGTGCCAGATGGAGCAAccgttctctttttttttttttcctgtattgtGCGACTTACTTTACGGTAGATTTCACACGtctgtttcattatttcagCAGCActgtaaataacttttttttttcttttcccttaaAATATTAcaccgaagaaaaaaaaaataaataaagaaaaacgaagaaaaaaaataataaaaaacgaGAAAAAGGAACATGTCGGAGGATAAAAAAGAGACTTTGGACTGTAGGACTTGAAACGAACTCTTctgtataaaaaacaaaacgaaaaaaaactaagaaaaaaatccattttaaaaaaagaaaggtaattGTTTTAACCTTCATCCTGTCTCTGCCCTCGgttggcccctcccctctgaatcctgtcccctccccctctcctggtcccagctctctctccaaGGTGCGATCGTACCTTTACCTCTTTCGAGGGCTGCGTTCCTGACTGTGCGGAATACGAGGTTCCTTCAGGAGgccggcggtgggggggggttctacgCTGGGCCCTAAACATGAGGAtgcaccctgccccccctccctcgaggctcaccccctcccctcccaaactGTTACAGAACCATTAGTctgaaggaagaaaacaaaaatgaattttcaagccccccctccaccccagacTCCTGCATTAGTCTGggaagtaacaaaaaaaatggaaaataaattattgcacactttcattttcttccctcttactttatttctgtttctgaagtttGTGTGCGTCTGACCAAACCACCCGTTTGATTTTGTCAGATCTTTATTGTTTCTTTGGTTCCTGTCCTTTCTGTTCAGTACCGGGTGGTACCGGTCTGGTACTGGTACCGTTGATCAGTAACCTGTAAAGATGAACCTGTTAACAACCGCAAGCTGTAGAGGTTCCCAAGTTAGTGGTGAACTTGTGAAACTCATGTATTGTGAAAAGGAACACTATTTGTGTCAGTTCTTCACAGTATTAAGAATCTGTATATTAATGAATGCAGTACATTGATATCTTGTATCTTGTAGTAATTTAGCTTATATTTTCTTAGGAACAGTTGAGGAGTATCCAGTATATAAAGTGGTATAATGGAACAAGACTTCCTGGTTTTATGATGCTGTTTTCTCcccgtttcctttttttattattaagttcCTTTTGAtcatatgcttttttttaaaggggtgGAGtgcaggaagggggtggggttttggggAGGATTCAACATCGTGCTCAAATCAACAGTAACAACTGCGTTATCGACCCCATTCAACTTCGATGTGTGCTTTAGGACGGCCCAGATATAatacagttaaaaacaaaacaaagggttggttaaataaaaatgtctaattattttaaaaaaataaagagatgtTAAATTAAACCTGTTTTCTGATAAAGCCCAgatgcagaatgtttttttaatgttaaagcAGTAATGCTGCCTTGAGGGACAGCCAACTGAGTGcatgtgcgcctgtgtgtgtgtgtgtgtgtgtgtgtgtttgtatgtccgtgtgtgcgtgcgtgcatggatgtatttgtgtgcgtatgcataCGTTTTTTTTGTGTCTCGTGTATGATGCAGTACTGGCTTTTTACCATTAGAGGGCAGCAAATCCCTACTCATCTGTATCTGCGAAGGGGCAGACTCGCGAGTTGCGGTCAGGCGAGCGATCTGCTCGATAAGGAGCCGCTGAAGCATTAGGAGGGTAGGGACTGAATCTCGTATTTTCTCTGCCCACTTGGGCACTAAACCCGTTCCTCTCCTGAAATCTGCTGTTAAAGACTTTGCTCAATTAATATGTTAATCCACAGAGTTGGCCCAAAACCAGAATGATTCAAGTTTAAAAACGGCCTGTAAGGGCACATCCTGTATCCATGATTGAGTGTTGGGTCAGAAGGGAGGGTTAACATTAACTGCTGTAGATATACTCTGGAAGTGCCCATTCACTATCAGCTTAATGTTAAGTGCTGGACTTTTATTTCCAATTCATGTCATGTTATAAGACATTCTGTTAAAGCTGCATGTCAtgtcacatttaattttttgtcatatatgaatgcaaaatgcaatatttagtAAGAAGGGGGGACCTGATCAGGGTGCTGCCCTTAATtgcttaaatttaaaatgttctggAAACGCCCATTTCATCATCAGCTCTGTGTTGATAGCCATCAATGTTAAGTATTGAATGTTTATTTCCAATTcataatttatgtttatttaaatttaaatttttattttttatttttgggctgGTTGTTACTGTTTAGCATCAGTCATTAGAGGCGCTGTGGTTGTGGTGGACAAAGCGCTGTGAGACAAGTCATGTTCTTGGAATGAGCAGGATTTGACAGGTAAGGGAGGAGAAGCCTGTTAGTTTAATTGCCAGGCACACGGTGTTCTGCAGTCCGCCCTCTCCATCGGGTTTTGTTTGACAGGATAATTCCCCTGGCTGAGGGTCAGACACCACAGCCACTTTGGGCAATGGGAAAACTCTTATTTAATTAGTATTGCCGATGTGAAAAGATGAAGACTTGCTTTCCTTCTTAAATGTACTTAATTTATCCTCTAAGATCTTCAGTGTACCTGGGCCACTTTCATCCTCAGTCTCTACGGAAGTCTGCTTCTTTAAATATATTAGGAGAGCTAAATTCAGTCAAATGTAGAGATACActgtaatgaaaaacagaaaaggtttttctttgcatttatgAAAGGAGATTATCGAGGCATAATTCCAAGCCTTGATTTCATGAGGTAATTTTTTGGCCCATCAGGTGATTGTATAGTGGAAAATTGCTCACCCATTCAAAAGCCTGGGAGCTATAAATCATGGAGTAGCAAGTTCtcaaatgtcacattttacagTAAAGGCTGACCAGGGAATATGGTGGTCAAAACACACTCCTATGCATTGGCCTGGAGTTGCATGCTGGGTGGGGGATTTGTTTTCTGTCTTGCCTTTATTATCATTGTGGTGTCCTAGTGCACTATTTTTCATGGCACCCACATGGTT carries:
- the ppp2r5eb gene encoding protein phosphatase 2, regulatory subunit B', epsilon isoform X2, encoding MDTLSDLKMKEYKRSTLNELVDYVTVSRGYLTEQAYPEVVKMVSYNIFRTLPPSDSNEFDPEEDEPTLEASWPHLQLVYEFFIRFLESQEFQPSIAKKYIDQKFVLQLLELFDSEDPRERDYLKTVLHRIYGKFLGLRAFIRKQINNIFLRFVYETEHFNGVAELLEILGSIINGFALPLKAEHKQFLVKVLIPLHTVRSLSLFHAQLAYCIVQFLEKDPALTEPVIRGLLKFWPKTCSQKEVMFLGELEEILDVIEPTQFVKIQEPLFKQISRCVSSPHFQVAERALYYWNNEYIMSLIEENSSVILPIMFASLYRISKEHWNPAIVALVYNVLKAFMEMNSTLFDELTATYKSDRQREKKKEKEREELWKKLEDLELKRGLRSDGIIPT
- the ppp2r5eb gene encoding protein phosphatase 2, regulatory subunit B', epsilon isoform X1 codes for the protein MSSAATTPPSVDKVDGFSRKSVRKAKQKRSQSSSQFRSQGKPIELTPLPLLKDVPAPEQPELFLKKLQQCCTLFDFMDTLSDLKMKEYKRSTLNELVDYVTVSRGYLTEQAYPEVVKMVSYNIFRTLPPSDSNEFDPEEDEPTLEASWPHLQLVYEFFIRFLESQEFQPSIAKKYIDQKFVLQLLELFDSEDPRERDYLKTVLHRIYGKFLGLRAFIRKQINNIFLRFVYETEHFNGVAELLEILGSIINGFALPLKAEHKQFLVKVLIPLHTVRSLSLFHAQLAYCIVQFLEKDPALTEPVIRGLLKFWPKTCSQKEVMFLGELEEILDVIEPTQFVKIQEPLFKQISRCVSSPHFQVAERALYYWNNEYIMSLIEENSSVILPIMFASLYRISKEHWNPAIVALVYNVLKAFMEMNSTLFDELTATYKSDRQREKKKEKEREELWKKLEDLELKRGLRSDGIIPT